Proteins from one Paenibacillus amylolyticus genomic window:
- a CDS encoding GNAT family N-acetyltransferase has protein sequence MKLIKTYDVHLSEERSALLQELLVASFPEVYPKDRLFFKQIPQGRVLAFTPDNQLVGHVGLDYRMMNLNGKPIRVLGIIDLCVSPAARSQGIASLLISEVERMAEEHVDFLLLFADHEGLYSRNGFRTVSNTCTWLKINHETLTTVGVGTQKVEGLMIKEVGSLPWEEGVLDFLGYLY, from the coding sequence TTGAAATTAATTAAAACATATGATGTGCATCTAAGTGAAGAAAGGTCAGCTCTTCTTCAAGAATTACTGGTTGCCAGTTTTCCAGAGGTTTATCCAAAAGATCGATTGTTTTTTAAGCAAATACCACAGGGCAGAGTATTGGCATTTACCCCAGATAACCAATTAGTTGGGCATGTAGGGCTGGATTACAGGATGATGAATTTAAATGGCAAACCCATAAGAGTGTTGGGGATCATCGATTTGTGTGTTTCTCCGGCTGCTCGCTCTCAAGGAATCGCTTCTTTATTAATATCTGAAGTGGAAAGGATGGCTGAAGAGCACGTTGATTTTCTCCTATTATTTGCGGATCATGAGGGATTATATAGTAGGAACGGATTCAGAACGGTAAGCAACACATGTACGTGGTTGAAGATTAATCATGAAACCTTAACCACAGTTGGCGTGGGGACTCAGAAGGTCGAGGGATTGATGATCAAAGAAGTTGGAAGCCTGCCATGGGAAGAAGGAGTGCTCGATTTCTTAGGATATTTATATTAA
- a CDS encoding S9 family peptidase — MQIGNAALGDMKSAAASPSPISDVHHPERGVYVLGTHNGNVDVYRIQEDGACQMVTGAGEKDVYQYTLTPDGTSLVIAALTDGHPGELYRVNIENGEMFRLTRRNDEFMAELEVNVPVRVEFKSSDGWPIQGWLATPAVRASDEKLPLILQIHGGPHAMYTGTFSHEIQTLAAQGYAVLWINPRGSMGYGQEFARACRGDFAGGDYRDLMEAVDYALATNDCLDASRLGVAGGSYGGVMTNWIVAHTHRFKAAVTQRCISNWLSLYGTSDIGISYVEGVIGGNPAANAEFLWSRSPLAHAHHIETPLLIMHGEQDYRTPIAQAEELYTTLKRYGKKTKLIRYPGSNHSLLKSGKPSLRVDSFEQVNAWFNQYLGNAEGEQ, encoded by the coding sequence ATGCAGATTGGTAACGCAGCACTGGGAGATATGAAGTCCGCTGCTGCATCACCTTCTCCGATCTCGGATGTCCATCATCCGGAGCGTGGTGTGTATGTACTCGGAACGCATAACGGAAATGTGGACGTATACCGCATTCAGGAAGATGGAGCTTGTCAAATGGTGACGGGCGCGGGTGAAAAGGATGTGTATCAGTATACCTTAACGCCAGATGGTACGTCGCTGGTTATCGCTGCGTTAACTGACGGACATCCTGGAGAGTTATATCGCGTGAATATTGAGAATGGTGAAATGTTCAGGCTCACCCGGCGGAATGATGAATTCATGGCTGAATTAGAGGTGAATGTACCTGTTCGTGTAGAGTTTAAATCTTCCGATGGTTGGCCGATTCAAGGATGGTTAGCGACACCGGCTGTACGTGCATCCGATGAAAAGTTGCCGCTGATTCTGCAGATTCATGGTGGACCTCACGCGATGTATACGGGAACATTCAGTCATGAGATACAGACACTCGCTGCGCAAGGTTACGCTGTGCTGTGGATCAATCCTCGCGGAAGTATGGGATACGGTCAGGAGTTTGCCAGAGCTTGCCGCGGTGACTTTGCCGGAGGCGATTACCGGGATCTGATGGAGGCTGTTGATTATGCCCTGGCTACCAATGACTGCCTGGATGCATCACGTCTGGGTGTAGCAGGTGGCAGTTATGGAGGCGTGATGACCAACTGGATCGTGGCCCATACGCACCGATTCAAGGCGGCTGTGACCCAGCGTTGCATCTCCAACTGGTTGTCTTTGTATGGAACGAGTGATATCGGAATTTCTTATGTCGAGGGCGTCATTGGTGGCAATCCTGCGGCAAACGCTGAGTTCCTGTGGTCTCGCTCACCTCTTGCTCATGCACACCATATTGAAACCCCACTTCTGATCATGCACGGAGAGCAGGACTATCGCACACCAATTGCGCAAGCGGAAGAATTATATACCACGCTGAAACGATACGGCAAAAAGACCAAACTGATTCGTTATCCGGGCTCCAACCACAGTTTGCTCAAAAGCGGTAAACCTTCACTTCGGGTCGATAGCTTCGAACAGGTGAATGCCTGGTTCAATCAGTATCTCGGGAATGCGGAGGGAGAACAATGA
- a CDS encoding pentapeptide repeat-containing protein encodes MFQYKDQEYEEVHFEGRDLRYGELISCVFIKCTFMNASMEEIETSNCRFIECDFKGASMNGSIHTESAFENCTFGGANLFASKFSTCKMTGSDFSGAQMDGITLSHGDWSYTNLRHTRLGKQDLRGIRFFEADFTDTDFTKADLRDCDLTRAVLSRAKLQGADLRGANLEGIDLKSLDIKGVRLDREQAVLFARSYGAKVD; translated from the coding sequence GTGTTTCAATATAAGGATCAGGAATATGAAGAAGTACATTTTGAGGGCCGTGATCTGCGCTATGGAGAACTCATAAGTTGTGTTTTTATAAAGTGTACATTCATGAACGCTTCTATGGAAGAGATCGAGACAAGTAACTGCCGTTTCATTGAGTGTGACTTCAAAGGCGCTTCGATGAATGGTTCGATTCATACGGAATCGGCTTTTGAGAACTGCACCTTTGGGGGTGCGAATCTCTTTGCTTCCAAATTCAGCACCTGCAAGATGACAGGCTCGGACTTTTCAGGTGCTCAAATGGATGGCATTACCTTGAGTCACGGAGATTGGTCTTATACAAATCTGAGACATACCCGATTAGGCAAACAGGATTTGCGAGGAATTCGTTTCTTTGAAGCTGACTTCACGGATACGGATTTCACCAAAGCGGATTTGAGAGATTGTGATCTGACAAGAGCTGTATTGAGCAGAGCCAAGCTTCAAGGAGCAGATCTTAGAGGAGCTAATCTGGAAGGGATCGATCTAAAGTCATTGGATATCAAAGGTGTACGTTTGGATCGCGAACAAGCCGTTCTGTTTGCGCGCTCGTATGGTGCGAAAGTAGATTGA
- a CDS encoding alcohol dehydrogenase catalytic domain-containing protein: protein MKALVYQDLKQVTYQEIEEPTIQKPNQVKIKIYGSGICGTDLNIVKGKVPANKGTIIGHEGVGTVVEVGDEVRGFQIGDRVLVDPTQSCGTCSYCREGLFIYCENFDDYQVGMTTHGTFAEYFVGDESISMPFRIP, encoded by the coding sequence ATGAAAGCACTCGTATATCAGGATCTCAAACAGGTGACGTACCAGGAGATTGAGGAGCCGACCATTCAGAAGCCCAACCAGGTGAAAATTAAAATCTATGGTTCAGGCATCTGCGGGACAGACCTGAATATTGTCAAAGGCAAAGTGCCTGCGAATAAAGGAACAATCATTGGTCATGAAGGTGTCGGCACCGTCGTTGAGGTGGGCGATGAAGTACGTGGTTTCCAGATCGGTGATCGGGTACTGGTTGATCCCACGCAGTCGTGCGGTACCTGCTCTTACTGCCGTGAAGGTCTGTTCATCTACTGCGAGAATTTTGATGACTATCAGGTTGGGATGACAACACACGGAACCTTTGCGGAGTATTTTGTAGGGGACGAAAGTATATCTATGCCATTCCGGATTCCATGA
- a CDS encoding helix-turn-helix domain-containing protein yields MKKEMTTIKQTRLHSILDEATKLLIEKPNASMNEIAESAKIGIATLHRYVESREQLMVHLGLRAIEVVSETMKQIQLDEEHCEKYIPELIEALIPLGDKIYFLAHDTTINYNPEIEGADLKLREPVLHAVGLLQQKGYFRSDLDKTWIVDVLYSIMFLTWQQVVSGHIARKAAPALVVDTFYHGFKQR; encoded by the coding sequence ATGAAAAAGGAAATGACAACAATTAAACAGACCAGGCTTCATTCCATTTTGGACGAGGCGACCAAGTTGCTGATTGAAAAGCCGAATGCTTCCATGAATGAAATTGCCGAATCTGCCAAGATCGGAATTGCTACATTACATCGTTATGTGGAAAGCCGTGAACAGCTCATGGTTCATCTGGGATTGCGCGCAATTGAGGTGGTCAGTGAAACCATGAAACAAATCCAACTGGATGAGGAGCACTGTGAAAAATACATACCTGAGCTGATCGAAGCACTGATCCCTTTAGGTGACAAAATATATTTTCTGGCTCATGACACGACCATTAATTATAATCCCGAGATTGAGGGAGCAGATCTGAAACTGAGAGAACCGGTACTGCATGCGGTCGGTCTGTTACAACAGAAAGGTTATTTCCGCTCGGATCTCGATAAAACCTGGATTGTGGATGTGCTGTATTCCATCATGTTCCTGACATGGCAGCAGGTCGTAAGTGGTCATATCGCGAGAAAAGCGGCTCCTGCGCTTGTGGTAGACACGTTTTACCATGGGTTCAAGCAGCGTTAG
- a CDS encoding ABC transporter permease, with protein sequence MTGSNEMPIPGTEQEQNNGRAPTGFRYIWQQLIISKTGMFGAVLVLLVVLIAIGAPLLTSHDPAAVNPLNRLKPPAWLEGGTAEYWLGTDNLGRDMWSRIVYGARVSLIVGMGAVIVSGIIGAILGLVSGFYGKWLDAIIMRVGDAFMAIPTILFMLVVMAIVGPGITTLILVIGVTNWVPFTRVVRSEVLSIKERDFVHAARSIGAKNGRLILRHILPNILSSFIVICGMNVGTTIIMEASLSFLGLGIKPPDVSWGGMLSDGRQYVATSWWVATFPGLAITFTVLGVIFLGDWLRDVLDPRTETTHK encoded by the coding sequence ATGACAGGCAGCAATGAAATGCCAATTCCGGGTACAGAACAGGAACAGAACAATGGGCGTGCACCAACGGGATTTCGTTATATCTGGCAACAACTGATCATCAGCAAGACCGGAATGTTTGGTGCGGTGCTTGTGTTGTTGGTTGTGTTAATCGCCATAGGTGCACCTCTATTGACGAGTCATGATCCAGCGGCAGTTAATCCGCTTAATCGCCTTAAACCGCCTGCATGGCTTGAGGGCGGCACGGCGGAATACTGGCTGGGCACCGATAATCTGGGCAGGGACATGTGGAGTCGAATTGTATATGGTGCCCGAGTTTCCTTAATCGTGGGTATGGGTGCCGTGATTGTATCGGGAATCATTGGCGCCATTCTGGGTCTTGTATCCGGTTTCTATGGGAAATGGCTGGATGCTATCATCATGCGTGTAGGTGATGCATTCATGGCAATTCCAACCATTCTGTTCATGCTGGTTGTGATGGCGATTGTTGGTCCGGGTATTACGACGCTGATCTTGGTCATCGGTGTGACGAACTGGGTTCCATTCACCCGTGTGGTCAGAAGTGAGGTACTTAGTATTAAAGAGCGTGATTTTGTTCATGCGGCCAGATCGATTGGTGCGAAGAATGGAAGACTGATTCTGAGACACATTCTGCCGAATATCCTTTCATCCTTTATCGTGATCTGCGGTATGAATGTGGGCACAACGATTATTATGGAAGCTTCACTCAGTTTCCTGGGTCTGGGTATCAAACCACCCGATGTATCTTGGGGAGGCATGCTCAGTGATGGAAGACAATACGTTGCAACAAGCTGGTGGGTCGCTACATTCCCGGGACTAGCCATTACATTTACCGTACTCGGTGTTATTTTCCTTGGTGATTGGCTGCGTGATGTGCTTGATCCACGTACGGAGACAACCCATAAATAA
- a CDS encoding zinc-binding dehydrogenase — protein sequence MMIEPLGCVLQTFMKAGTKPSDSVLVLGSGAIGSLCQLVSKRLARLTVGTEVDPYRKEFASGIADHVFYPQDLTLDKVYEINNNKKFDIVVDAVGNQLHVGFELIAKGGKIIPMGYDDSYEVTFKSTAVINDGISIIGAVANHSMISTALKFAQSIPELEQMVTAKELLSDYEQAFNGTIGYDLRTGERLPMNSVKTALIL from the coding sequence ATGATGATTGAACCCCTGGGCTGTGTGCTTCAGACGTTCATGAAAGCAGGGACTAAGCCAAGTGACTCTGTACTTGTCCTCGGTTCCGGTGCAATTGGTTCCTTGTGTCAGCTTGTGAGCAAACGATTGGCAAGGCTTACTGTCGGCACGGAAGTTGATCCATACCGCAAAGAGTTCGCTTCCGGGATCGCGGATCATGTGTTCTATCCTCAGGATCTAACGCTTGATAAAGTATACGAGATTAACAATAACAAAAAGTTTGATATTGTGGTGGACGCGGTGGGTAACCAGCTTCATGTAGGGTTTGAGTTGATTGCCAAAGGCGGCAAAATCATTCCTATGGGATATGACGACAGCTATGAGGTGACGTTCAAATCAACAGCCGTGATTAATGATGGCATTAGTATCATTGGTGCAGTTGCCAATCACTCCATGATCAGTACGGCACTGAAATTTGCCCAAAGCATTCCGGAACTGGAACAGATGGTGACAGCGAAGGAACTGCTGAGTGATTATGAACAGGCCTTTAATGGAACGATTGGTTATGACTTGCGTACTGGAGAGAGGTTGCCGATGAACTCTGTGAAAACAGCTCTTATCCTTTAA
- a CDS encoding aminotransferase class III-fold pyridoxal phosphate-dependent enzyme → MEQVEKVIPSGCSTLAKAPERLFPGHTPVCCAEAYKSRFTDIDGNEWLDCEMAMGTASWGHARHEVQLTVIHQLKKGTSFSVPADIELECAELILERFEGRYPSLRFTKSGADAVSGAVRLARAASGKSKVIATAYHGWHDWSAYGYYGGQTKERGIPVDIERSTIWVNKPTAERIEAQITSSPEDIACIVLCPNEWKRDALEEVVNLCRSLDIIIIFDEVTSGIRMGKQATAGEYDIWPDLLCISKGMANGLPLAAVLGPEHLMSLSGQVRFSNAHSSETTALAAAIACERLMKNAKVWPSWRDPATRIMDRLESELVLLGLTDQLELKGTYASFCIQSLAEDNFQTDPFREFMVKRMAHFGIFTKGYLIFSDAHTREELLWVEEALLQILSDWKEIQKQEHLHSMQLTKTFEA, encoded by the coding sequence TTGGAGCAAGTCGAGAAGGTAATTCCGAGCGGATGCAGCACTTTAGCCAAAGCACCTGAACGTTTATTTCCTGGGCATACACCGGTATGTTGTGCAGAGGCTTACAAATCCCGATTTACAGATATCGACGGTAATGAATGGCTGGATTGTGAAATGGCGATGGGTACGGCGTCCTGGGGCCATGCAAGGCATGAAGTCCAACTAACCGTCATTCACCAGCTGAAAAAAGGGACAAGCTTTTCGGTTCCGGCCGACATCGAGCTTGAATGCGCCGAATTGATTCTGGAGCGGTTCGAGGGTCGTTATCCGTCGCTGCGTTTCACGAAGAGTGGTGCCGATGCAGTGAGCGGGGCCGTACGACTTGCCCGTGCTGCAAGTGGCAAAAGCAAGGTGATTGCGACGGCTTATCATGGCTGGCATGATTGGTCGGCCTATGGTTATTACGGTGGCCAGACAAAAGAACGGGGCATTCCTGTCGATATCGAGCGTTCAACGATCTGGGTCAATAAACCGACTGCGGAGCGTATTGAGGCCCAGATTACCTCATCTCCCGAGGATATCGCATGTATTGTTTTATGTCCCAACGAGTGGAAACGGGATGCGCTTGAGGAAGTGGTCAACCTATGCCGCTCTCTGGATATCATTATCATATTTGATGAGGTCACTTCCGGTATTCGAATGGGCAAACAGGCTACAGCAGGAGAATATGACATCTGGCCTGATCTGCTTTGTATCTCCAAAGGTATGGCAAACGGTTTACCGCTCGCAGCGGTTTTGGGACCAGAGCACTTGATGTCTCTGTCGGGACAGGTTCGATTCAGCAATGCCCATTCTAGTGAAACAACAGCACTTGCGGCTGCCATTGCCTGTGAACGATTAATGAAGAATGCGAAAGTATGGCCGTCCTGGCGTGATCCGGCAACTCGGATCATGGATCGTCTGGAATCTGAACTTGTGTTACTCGGATTAACGGATCAATTGGAATTGAAGGGGACGTATGCAAGCTTCTGCATTCAATCCTTGGCCGAGGATAACTTTCAGACAGACCCTTTCCGCGAGTTCATGGTGAAGAGAATGGCTCACTTCGGCATCTTCACCAAAGGTTATTTGATTTTCTCGGATGCCCATACACGAGAAGAATTGCTGTGGGTTGAGGAAGCTCTGTTACAGATCCTGTCCGACTGGAAAGAGATTCAGAAGCAGGAACATCTACATTCGATGCAACTTACGAAAACGTTTGAAGCTTAA
- a CDS encoding glycosyltransferase codes for MLYTIIVPVNQDYNILNLFTDSLLRTVSPSTQIIFINDGSGSAVFQHLDKLKQEVREGVTIEILQHDFPLGCAVSINSALSLAKGEYIFFLDSDTILQPNWQPMMKETLDSDITIGMIGGVLLYPQTGGVQHCGIAFADTIGRHLFLNASPDDIPKETFSVQLVVFAMFGMKREVYETIGNLDEKFFNGYEDFDYQMRARAAGYDTVINPNIKAYHWERSSGIHRNFNRKNNLARFWKKWGGQIEADVWPFVFSHLKAQLESQGEYQHLPIVGIDLAEVRSDADTFWTKLEEAEFANVAEVRDYSNRFNSNGAIWLPQVLGKELIHSENRLLFLVDNFARLLENRYWIEMRHAHRAKDLIIDLYGNVITMDRIYDGCWPGTKVR; via the coding sequence ATGCTTTACACCATTATTGTGCCAGTCAACCAGGACTATAACATTCTGAACCTGTTCACAGATTCGTTGCTCCGGACAGTAAGCCCATCCACCCAGATTATTTTCATCAACGATGGTTCCGGCTCAGCAGTCTTTCAACATCTGGATAAACTGAAGCAAGAAGTAAGAGAAGGTGTGACCATCGAGATTCTTCAGCATGATTTTCCACTCGGTTGCGCCGTGTCAATTAATAGCGCACTGAGTCTTGCCAAGGGAGAGTACATTTTCTTCCTGGATTCGGACACGATTCTTCAACCAAACTGGCAACCGATGATGAAAGAGACACTGGACAGCGATATTACGATTGGCATGATTGGCGGGGTTCTGTTGTATCCGCAAACCGGAGGGGTGCAGCATTGCGGTATTGCTTTTGCAGACACGATCGGCCGCCACCTGTTCCTGAACGCATCCCCTGATGATATCCCGAAAGAAACGTTCTCCGTTCAGCTGGTGGTGTTCGCCATGTTCGGCATGAAGCGGGAGGTATACGAAACGATCGGCAACCTCGATGAGAAATTCTTTAACGGGTACGAGGATTTTGATTATCAGATGCGGGCACGAGCTGCCGGATACGACACGGTCATTAACCCGAATATTAAAGCCTATCACTGGGAACGCAGCAGCGGTATTCACCGCAATTTCAACCGCAAGAACAATCTGGCACGTTTCTGGAAAAAGTGGGGCGGTCAAATCGAGGCCGATGTGTGGCCTTTCGTTTTCAGTCATCTGAAAGCGCAGCTGGAGAGCCAAGGGGAATATCAGCATCTGCCGATTGTCGGCATTGATCTGGCAGAAGTTCGCAGTGATGCCGATACGTTCTGGACCAAGCTGGAGGAAGCTGAATTTGCGAATGTAGCCGAAGTACGTGACTATTCCAACCGCTTCAATTCCAACGGAGCCATCTGGCTGCCACAGGTACTGGGCAAGGAACTGATCCATAGTGAGAACCGGTTACTGTTTTTGGTGGACAATTTCGCCCGTTTGCTGGAGAACCGCTACTGGATTGAGATGAGACACGCTCATCGGGCCAAGGATCTGATCATCGATCTGTATGGCAATGTAATCACAATGGATCGCATCTACGATGGATGCTGGCCTGGAACCAAAGTTCGGTAA
- a CDS encoding DPP IV N-terminal domain-containing protein translates to MLISPARKILNYIWSPNGQYIAFTSKVQSEDQQNTAEVQQEPAPVLRGKVYERTTPKAEGAGWWDGQYSHLFVYEMTSGEITQVTSGLWNISAPAWSPDSQYLSFISKQVEDEELDADLLYFTDVYSIRWGESDLFKVTDSSLAISQFSYSPDGQQLILIASDHEYGSGSHNSLYAVPVHRGSPG, encoded by the coding sequence ATGCTGATATCTCCCGCACGTAAAATATTGAATTATATCTGGTCGCCGAACGGGCAGTACATTGCGTTTACCAGCAAGGTGCAATCGGAGGATCAACAGAATACAGCTGAGGTCCAACAGGAGCCTGCACCTGTGCTGCGAGGTAAGGTGTATGAGCGTACAACGCCGAAGGCAGAAGGAGCTGGTTGGTGGGATGGTCAATACAGCCATTTGTTTGTATATGAGATGACAAGCGGGGAGATCACACAGGTGACATCCGGGCTGTGGAATATCAGTGCTCCGGCATGGTCGCCGGATAGCCAGTATCTTTCCTTCATATCCAAGCAAGTGGAGGATGAGGAGCTCGATGCGGATCTACTCTATTTCACAGATGTATACAGCATTCGATGGGGAGAGAGTGATCTCTTTAAAGTGACGGATTCCAGCCTGGCAATAAGCCAGTTTTCCTATTCACCTGACGGACAGCAATTGATCCTGATAGCCAGTGATCACGAATACGGGAGCGGGAGCCACAACAGCTTGTATGCTGTCCCTGTTCATCGGGGGAGCCCAGGATAA
- a CDS encoding Lsa family ABC-F type ribosomal protection protein, with translation MSLINVTNLTFAYEGSYDNIFENVSFQLDSDWKLGFTGRNGRGKTTFLQLLLGKYEYSGHISANVSFEYFPFQVENKGAMTLDVIGEIHPEYLHWQVVRELNLLKVSEDVLYRPYDTLSNGEQTKVMLAALFLKDNRFLLIDEPTNHLDLHARQIVGDYLRSKSGFILVSHDRSFLDQSVDHILSINKSNIEIQKGNFSAWWENKRRQDLFELASNEKLKKDIERLSDSAKRTGGWSHEVEKTKNGTRNSGSKVDKGYIGHKAAKMMKRSKNIEQRQQSAIQEKSKLLKNIESAESLQIHQLDFHKHELVELEHVSISYGANTVCEDVRFTVEKGDRIALYGENGSGKSSILKLICGEDIAYTGLLRKDPQLKISYVSQDTSDLGGRLSEYAATHGIDESLFKSILRKLDFSREQLEKDISTFSAGQKKKVLIAKSLSEKAHLHIWDEPLNFVDVISRMQIEDLLLEYSPTLLFVEHDSEFCANIATRIIEL, from the coding sequence ATGTCTTTAATTAATGTTACCAACCTGACTTTTGCCTATGAAGGCAGTTACGATAATATATTTGAAAATGTAAGTTTTCAGTTGGACTCCGATTGGAAATTGGGGTTTACCGGAAGGAACGGCAGAGGCAAAACAACCTTCCTGCAATTGTTACTCGGCAAATATGAGTATAGCGGGCATATCTCTGCGAATGTTAGCTTTGAATACTTTCCTTTCCAGGTAGAGAATAAGGGAGCCATGACCCTCGATGTCATCGGTGAGATTCATCCTGAATATCTGCACTGGCAGGTTGTGCGCGAGCTTAATCTGTTGAAGGTGTCGGAAGATGTACTATATCGTCCTTACGATACGTTATCCAACGGAGAACAGACAAAGGTGATGTTGGCTGCCTTATTCCTGAAGGATAATCGGTTTCTGCTTATTGATGAACCTACCAACCATCTTGATCTTCATGCGAGACAGATTGTAGGTGATTATCTCCGCAGCAAGAGTGGATTTATTTTGGTGTCTCATGATCGCTCCTTTCTTGATCAAAGTGTAGACCACATCCTTTCCATTAATAAGAGCAACATCGAGATTCAGAAAGGCAATTTCTCTGCATGGTGGGAAAATAAACGAAGACAAGATCTGTTTGAACTTGCGAGTAATGAGAAATTAAAGAAGGACATCGAGCGTTTATCCGATTCCGCCAAACGGACCGGTGGATGGTCGCATGAAGTCGAAAAGACCAAAAACGGTACGAGGAATTCCGGTTCCAAGGTGGATAAAGGATATATTGGGCACAAGGCTGCCAAGATGATGAAACGTTCCAAAAATATTGAACAAAGGCAGCAATCTGCGATTCAAGAGAAATCCAAACTTCTCAAAAATATCGAGAGTGCAGAATCTTTGCAGATCCATCAGCTGGATTTTCACAAGCATGAACTTGTTGAATTGGAACATGTGTCGATATCGTACGGGGCCAATACGGTGTGCGAGGATGTCCGTTTTACGGTTGAAAAAGGGGATCGAATTGCCCTGTATGGAGAAAATGGATCGGGCAAATCAAGCATTCTTAAACTGATCTGTGGTGAAGATATCGCTTATACAGGTCTTCTGCGTAAGGATCCTCAGCTTAAAATCTCGTATGTGTCACAGGATACGTCCGATCTCGGAGGGCGATTATCTGAATATGCAGCCACACACGGGATTGATGAGAGCCTGTTCAAATCGATACTCCGAAAGCTGGATTTCTCCAGAGAGCAATTGGAGAAAGATATCTCGACATTTAGTGCAGGTCAGAAAAAGAAAGTGCTTATTGCCAAAAGTCTTAGTGAGAAGGCTCATCTGCATATATGGGATGAACCACTGAACTTTGTAGATGTCATTTCACGTATGCAGATCGAAGACCTGCTGCTGGAATATTCACCGACCCTGCTTTTTGTGGAGCATGATAGTGAATTTTGTGCCAATATTGCAACAAGAATCATTGAACTGTAA
- a CDS encoding MFS transporter, with protein sequence MKLLQDLPKNPRYSILLEPVWAIPGTIVLFYAPLYMKEAGLSDIEIGIINSVNLYFAFIFQLFAGSITNKLGRKRTTLIFDLLAWSVPMFIWAFSQNFWLFLIAYLLNATSKFVTVAFNCLIIEDVEEHKRSKVFAILNMIITGAGY encoded by the coding sequence TTGAAATTGCTTCAAGATTTGCCGAAGAATCCACGCTACTCCATTTTACTCGAACCGGTATGGGCCATTCCGGGCACGATTGTTCTCTTCTACGCTCCTTTATATATGAAGGAAGCCGGACTTTCGGACATCGAAATCGGTATCATCAATTCGGTAAATCTTTATTTTGCCTTTATCTTTCAATTGTTTGCAGGTTCCATTACGAATAAGTTGGGGCGCAAACGAACAACGCTGATCTTTGATCTGCTTGCCTGGAGTGTTCCCATGTTCATCTGGGCATTCTCCCAGAACTTCTGGCTGTTTCTGATCGCCTACTTGCTGAACGCAACTTCGAAGTTTGTAACGGTCGCATTCAACTGTCTGATTATTGAGGATGTGGAGGAACACAAACGATCGAAAGTATTTGCCATACTCAATATGATTATTACAGGTGCCGGGTATTAA
- a CDS encoding Asp23/Gls24 family envelope stress response protein: MSIQHVLGKIQISDDVISKIVGKIANTSSEISSMSTGFVEGLTKKWSGKSLQNGIAIRNVESRLEINLKVVVRYGSKVHEVCRELQNNVRLHVEQLTGLTIDAVNVIVEGISFNQPDVRT; this comes from the coding sequence ATGTCCATTCAACATGTTCTGGGTAAAATTCAAATATCGGATGATGTGATCTCCAAAATCGTCGGCAAGATCGCCAATACTTCCAGTGAGATTTCCTCCATGTCGACAGGGTTTGTAGAAGGGCTCACCAAAAAGTGGAGTGGGAAAAGCCTGCAAAATGGCATAGCCATCCGTAACGTGGAATCCAGGCTGGAGATTAACTTAAAGGTTGTCGTGCGTTATGGATCAAAGGTGCATGAAGTCTGCAGAGAATTGCAGAACAATGTGAGACTGCATGTGGAACAGCTGACAGGATTAACGATTGATGCCGTGAATGTAATCGTTGAGGGCATATCATTCAACCAACCTGATGTAAGGACTTAA